The following coding sequences are from one Canis lupus baileyi chromosome 19, mCanLup2.hap1, whole genome shotgun sequence window:
- the LOC140611378 gene encoding olfactory receptor 1M1-like, with product MESRNQSSASEFILLGLSENPEQETLLFALFLCMYVVMAMGNLSIILAISSDSHLHTPMYFFLANLSLVDFGLATNTVPKMLVNIQMKSKSISYPCCLTQMYFFHFFGIVDSVLIAVMAYDRFVAICHPLHYTTIMSPHLCGLLAGSPWVFSYFISLTHILLMVRLVFCGNNKIPHYFCDLTPLLRLSCTDTSVNKIFVLIVAGMVIATPFICILASYARIIVAIMKVPSAGGRKKAFSTCSSHLSVVALLYGTTIGVYLCPSSVRTAVKEKASAVMYTAVTPMLNPFIYSLRNRDLKGALRKLFSKKIISSS from the coding sequence ATggaatcaaggaatcaatccagCGCATCCGAATTTATCCTCCTAGGACTTTCAGAAAATCCAGAGCAGGAGActcttctttttgctttgttcCTCTGCATGTATGTGGTCATGGCTATGGGAAACCTTTCAATCATCCTGGCCATCAGCTCAGACTCCCACCTTCATactcccatgtacttcttcctggcCAATCTCTCCTTGGTTGATTTTGGTCTGGCTACCAACACAGTCCCCAAGATGCTGGTGAACATCCAAATGAAAAGCAAGTCAATCTCCTATCCCTGCTGCCTGACCCAGATgtactttttccatttctttggcaTTGTTGATAGTGTCTTAATTGCTGTGATGGCTTATGACCGGTTTGTGGCTATATGTCACCCCTTACACTACACCACCATCATGAGCCCACACCTCTGTGGCCTGCTGGCCGGTAGCCCATGggtgttttcctattttatttcccTCACTCATATCCTCTTGATGGTGCGCTTGGTTTTCTGTGGGAACAACAAGATTCCTCACTACTTCTGTGACCTCACTCCTCTTCTCAGGCTTTCTTGCACTGATACATCTGTGAACAAGATCTTTGTGCTCATTGTGGCTGGGATGGTGATAGCCACACCATTCATCTGCATCCTGGCCTCCTATGCTCGCATCATTGTGGCCATCATGAAGGTCCCTTCTGCAGGGGGCAGGAAGAAAGCCTTTTCCACCTGCAGCTCCCATCTGTCTGTGGTTGCTCTCCTTTATGGGACCACCATTGGGGTCTATTTGTGTCCTTCCTCTGTGCGCACAGCTGTGAAGGAGAAAGCCTCTGCTGTGATGTACACTGCGGTCACCCCCATGCTGAACCCCTTTATCTATAGCCTGAGGAACAGAGATCTTAAGGGGGCCCTGAGGAAGCTTTTTAGTAAAAAGATAATTTCATCTTCCTGA
- the LOC140611379 gene encoding olfactory receptor 1M1, producing MEPRNQTSASEFILLGLSENPEQETLLFALFLCMYVVTVVGNLLIILAISSDSYLHTPMYFFLANLSLVDFCLATDTVPKMLVNIQIRSKSISYACCLTQMYFFHFFGIMDSVLIAVMAYDRFVAICHPLHYTTIMSPRLCGLLAGGPWVFSCFISLTHILLMARLVFCGSNELPHYFCDLTPLLRLSCTDTSVNKIFVLIVAGMVIATPFICILASYAHIIVAIMKVPSAGGRKKAFSTCSSHLSVVALFYGTTIGVYLCPSSVRTAVKEKASAVMYTAVTPMLNPFIYSLRNRDLKGALRKLVNRKITSSS from the coding sequence ATGGAACCAAGGAACCAAACTAGTGCATCCGAATTCATCCTCCTGGGGCTTTCAGAAAATCCAGAGCAGGAGACCCTCCTCTTTGCTCTGTTTCTCTGCATGTATGTGGTCACAgtagtggggaatctgctcatCATCCTGGCCATCAGCTCAGACTCCTACCTCCACactcccatgtacttcttcctggcCAATCTCTCCTTGGTTGATTTCTGTCTGGCCACCGATACAGTCCCCAAGATGCTAGTGAACATCCAAATCAGGAGCAAGTCAATCTCCTACGCCTGTTGCCTGACCCAGATgtactttttccatttctttggcaTTATGGACAGTGTCTTAATTGCTGTGATGGCTTATGACCGGTTTGTGGCTATATGTCATCCCTTACACTATACTACCATCATGAGCCCACGCCTCTGTGGCCTGCTGGCTGGTGGTCCATGGGTATTTTCCTGCTTCATTTCCCTCACTCATATCCTCTTGATGGCCCGTCTGGTTTTCTGTGGGAGCAATGAGTTGCCCCACTACTTCTGTGACCTCACTCCTCTTCTCAGGCTTTCTTGCACTGATACATCTGTGAACAAGATCTTTGTGCTCATTGTGGCTGGGATGGTGATAGCCACACCATTCATCTGCATCCTGGCCTCCTATGCTCACATCATTGTGGCCATCATGAAGGTCCCTTCTGCAGGCGGCAGGAAGAAAGCCTTTTCCACCTGCAGCTCCCATCTGTCTGTGGTTGCTCTCTTCTATGGGACCACCATTGGGGTCTATTTGTGTCCTTCCTCTGTGCGCACAGCTGTGAAGGAGAAAGCCTCTGCTGTGATGTACACTGCGGTCACCCCCATGCTGAACCCCTTTATCTATAGCCTGAGGAACAGAGATCTTAAGGGGGCCCTGAGGAAGCTTGTCAACAGAAAAATCACTTCATCTTCCTGA